Proteins co-encoded in one Bacillus sp. FSL H8-0547 genomic window:
- a CDS encoding L,D-transpeptidase, translated as MKKWLFALITAFFLFSQASFPAKADGIPQLIIINKSTNKLAFFDNGKLMRVFHVATGRDNSFTPEGTFPIVNKIKNRPYYKENIPGGDSRNPLGDRWLGLRALGTEGTTYAIHGNNNANSIGTYASAGCIRMHNEEIRYLFDQVQTGTSVIILHSTHSFEAIAAANNYPNSLPADSPPAVDEKPQAEKPVPKPKPAPKPKPEPKPEPAPEDPLSCIKSKLQGRIYFPDIHVKMDVSCTTQAGGF; from the coding sequence ATGAAAAAATGGCTGTTCGCGTTAATCACGGCTTTCTTCCTGTTTTCTCAAGCTTCATTTCCGGCAAAAGCCGACGGCATTCCGCAGCTTATCATCATCAACAAAAGTACCAATAAACTGGCTTTTTTTGACAATGGAAAGCTCATGCGCGTCTTTCATGTCGCAACCGGCAGAGACAATTCCTTTACGCCGGAAGGGACGTTTCCAATTGTCAATAAGATCAAAAACCGGCCCTACTACAAAGAGAACATTCCCGGAGGAGACAGCCGCAATCCTTTAGGCGACAGATGGCTCGGCCTCAGGGCACTTGGGACGGAGGGCACCACTTACGCCATTCACGGCAATAACAACGCAAATTCCATCGGAACCTACGCCAGTGCAGGCTGCATCCGCATGCACAATGAAGAAATCCGTTATCTCTTTGATCAGGTTCAAACCGGCACATCTGTTATTATTCTGCACTCCACTCACTCCTTTGAAGCAATTGCCGCAGCAAACAACTATCCAAATTCCCTGCCTGCAGATTCACCTCCTGCGGTTGATGAAAAACCGCAGGCTGAAAAACCTGTGCCAAAACCGAAGCCTGCTCCGAAGCCAAAACCGGAACCAAAACCCGAGCCTGCTCCTGAGGACCCTCTCTCATGCATCAAAAGCAAGCTGCAGGGCCGCATATACTTCCCTGACATTCATGTGAAAATGGATGTATCATGTACTACGCAAGCCGGCGGGTTTTAA
- a CDS encoding bifunctional hydroxymethylpyrimidine kinase/phosphomethylpyrimidine kinase gives MTMKKALTFAGSDSSGGAGIQADLKTFQERGVYGMTALTVVVAMDPANEWHHQVFPVELETIKAQAATIVEGIGVDAMKTGMLPTVDIIKLAAETIKKHNVQNVVVDPVMVCKGADEVLYPDLADALREILTPLATVVTPNLFEAGQMSGIGTITTVEQMKEAAVKIFDLGPKFVLVKGGGKLDHEKAVDVLYDGKEFQILEGERIDTSYTHGAGCTYSAAIAAELAKGASVKEAIYTAKEFITAAIRHSFPLNEYVGPTNHAALRLHGDK, from the coding sequence ATGACAATGAAAAAAGCCTTAACGTTCGCCGGATCAGACAGCAGCGGCGGTGCCGGCATTCAGGCAGATTTGAAAACCTTTCAGGAGCGCGGGGTTTACGGAATGACAGCGTTGACCGTAGTAGTCGCGATGGACCCTGCAAACGAGTGGCATCACCAGGTATTCCCTGTGGAGCTTGAGACAATTAAAGCTCAGGCAGCCACCATTGTGGAAGGCATCGGCGTTGATGCAATGAAAACCGGTATGCTCCCTACAGTTGATATTATCAAGCTTGCGGCTGAAACGATAAAGAAACACAATGTCCAAAACGTAGTAGTAGATCCTGTTATGGTCTGCAAAGGAGCAGACGAAGTGCTTTATCCTGACCTGGCGGATGCCCTCAGGGAGATTCTCACTCCGCTTGCGACAGTTGTCACGCCAAATCTATTTGAAGCAGGACAGATGAGCGGAATTGGTACAATTACAACTGTTGAACAAATGAAAGAAGCAGCTGTAAAGATTTTTGACCTGGGCCCAAAATTCGTCCTTGTAAAAGGCGGCGGCAAACTGGATCATGAGAAAGCAGTGGACGTGCTCTATGACGGAAAAGAATTTCAGATTCTTGAAGGCGAGCGCATTGACACATCTTACACGCATGGCGCAGGATGCACATACTCTGCAGCGATTGCGGCTGAACTTGCAAAAGGAGCTTCCGTAAAAGAAGCCATCTACACAGCAAAAGAGTTCATCACGGCAGCAATCCGCCATTCCTTCCCGCTGAATGAATACGTTGGACCGACAAATCATGCTGCATTGCGTTTGCATGGAGATAAGTAA
- a CDS encoding general stress protein has translation MMKTFVVENGVQATEKINHLEVEGFTKDDIYLFAHDPNRSKHLTSGTDTESVGVSEQGVFSSMKNVFRSRGDELRSKMASLGLTENEAAHMEEELDKGKVVIIAQQ, from the coding sequence ATTATGAAGACATTCGTTGTTGAAAACGGCGTACAAGCCACCGAAAAAATCAATCACCTTGAAGTTGAAGGGTTCACAAAGGATGATATTTACCTTTTCGCCCATGACCCGAACCGCTCGAAGCATCTTACATCGGGAACAGATACAGAAAGCGTAGGCGTTTCAGAACAAGGCGTCTTCTCGTCTATGAAAAACGTATTCCGTTCACGCGGAGATGAGCTGCGCTCCAAAATGGCCTCACTTGGCCTGACGGAAAATGAAGCAGCACACATGGAAGAAGAACTCGATAAAGGCAAAGTTGTCATTATCGCACAGCAGTAA